From Gammaproteobacteria bacterium, the proteins below share one genomic window:
- a CDS encoding sel1 repeat family protein → MNAVKIISLVFILLPALAPAYTGDYVWEEKFKKTMKLAKDNNPKALYSLGDMFERGRGTPKDLEQAAIWYSKAAAKGHKKAAFKLGLAYLKGLGVTADQMQAFKWLQLSAAKGYERAQFYLAEMFENGLGVTQDLEEALRLYIQSRDGGYSPAITRVERVSNSLAHMAEIVKKEKELKSKAALAVKTRATHAIPQPTAPQFDTLTILIQGGWMRKQHPIAYMPSKTTECKTTGTMIECLSEQQTRNIGTTQIKFNTKAVLYNIKDSGEFKISYRNNVSDIDAKEDQDNSATHNIDLGWQDMEHLLDCKLLTASELSCIKNKTRKLQIVR, encoded by the coding sequence ATGAATGCAGTTAAAATTATCAGTTTAGTGTTTATCCTGCTCCCAGCCCTCGCCCCAGCTTACACGGGCGATTACGTTTGGGAGGAAAAATTCAAAAAAACCATGAAGTTAGCAAAAGACAACAATCCCAAGGCGTTATACAGTCTTGGCGACATGTTCGAGCGTGGCCGGGGAACACCAAAAGACCTGGAACAAGCGGCTATTTGGTATAGCAAGGCAGCTGCCAAAGGTCACAAAAAAGCCGCTTTTAAACTGGGATTGGCTTATTTGAAAGGCCTTGGTGTTACAGCAGACCAAATGCAGGCATTTAAATGGCTACAACTGTCAGCCGCTAAAGGATATGAAAGAGCCCAATTTTACCTGGCGGAAATGTTTGAAAATGGCCTAGGTGTCACACAGGATCTGGAAGAAGCCTTACGTTTGTACATACAGTCACGCGATGGCGGTTACTCTCCTGCCATTACCCGGGTGGAGCGGGTCAGCAACTCTTTGGCACACATGGCGGAAATCGTAAAAAAAGAAAAAGAACTTAAATCAAAAGCAGCTCTAGCGGTCAAAACCCGAGCCACACACGCTATACCCCAACCAACAGCGCCGCAGTTTGATACTCTCACAATTCTGATACAGGGAGGCTGGATGCGGAAGCAACATCCCATCGCTTATATGCCCTCAAAAACCACCGAATGCAAAACCACCGGCACTATGATCGAATGCCTTTCCGAGCAACAAACCCGAAACATAGGCACGACACAGATAAAATTCAACACCAAAGCGGTGCTGTACAATATAAAGGACAGTGGCGAATTTAAGATATCCTATCGCAATAATGTCAGCGACATTGATGCAAAGGAAGATCAAGATAACAGCGCGACACACAATATTGACTTGGGATGGCAAGACATGGAACACTTATTGGACTGCAAACTGTTAACGGCTTCCGAGTTAAGCTGTATCAAAAACAAAACCCGCAAACTGCAAATAGTCCGCTAA
- a CDS encoding bifunctional aldolase/short-chain dehydrogenase, translated as MQSLWNSGEADACNDDPLLLRVYSSRLLGQYSHLVLHGGGNTSVKTQVTNVFGEPEEILYIKGSGWDLASIEAAGFAPVKLHTLQKLATLEQLSDAQMVTQQKSAMTDPTAPTPSVEAILHAIIPFQYVDHTHADAVVTISNTPHGLENIQSVYGDRVLIIPYIMPGFALARLVYEQTRDLDWSKLEGMVLMNHGIFSFGDDARTSYERMISLVTAAEEFIANRKVSLPTLAATAVPAVQLVNLARLRRSISTLSHTAMIVRHCQSERACAFSSLENVSHLASQGPLTPDHVIRTKRTALITSDTDMEQSLQRYIDDYSNYFSIHNKSQLTPLDPAPRWVVWKNRGLLSIGSSDKEAGIVEDIVSHTIDAIETAQQIEAWQALPAADIFDVEYWELEQAKLKKSGAALHFQGKIVLVSGAASGIGKACVEHFLNHGACIAALDLNPSIHTAFSQPQVLTLQCDITDEQQIKDALRATIERFGGLDILINNAGFFPNGQTIAQMDQTVWQRSMDVNLTGHQLLLKNAIPFLELGLDPAIVMIASKNVPAPGPGAAAYSAAKAGFTQLARIAALELGDKGIRVNTLHPDAVFDTGIWNDEVISTRAKHYGLTPEQYKTKNLLKTEIRSTDVARLAATLAGDSFSKTTGAQIPIDGGNDRVI; from the coding sequence ATGCAAAGTTTGTGGAACTCCGGCGAAGCCGATGCGTGCAACGACGACCCCTTGTTGTTAAGAGTGTATTCTTCACGCCTTTTAGGGCAATACTCCCATTTAGTGTTGCACGGCGGTGGAAATACCTCTGTAAAAACCCAAGTTACCAACGTTTTCGGCGAACCCGAAGAAATACTCTATATCAAAGGCAGCGGCTGGGATTTGGCGAGCATAGAAGCCGCCGGTTTTGCACCGGTTAAACTGCACACATTGCAAAAGCTAGCCACATTGGAACAACTCAGTGATGCACAAATGGTGACCCAACAAAAGTCGGCCATGACCGACCCAACTGCGCCAACCCCATCCGTTGAAGCCATTCTGCACGCCATTATCCCTTTTCAATACGTCGACCACACCCACGCTGATGCTGTTGTTACCATTAGTAATACCCCCCACGGTTTGGAAAACATCCAAAGCGTCTACGGTGACCGGGTCTTGATCATACCCTATATCATGCCGGGTTTTGCCCTGGCCCGGTTGGTCTACGAACAAACCCGCGATCTGGATTGGAGTAAACTGGAGGGCATGGTACTCATGAACCATGGTATTTTCAGCTTTGGCGACGATGCCAGGACCAGCTACGAACGCATGATCAGCTTGGTCACGGCAGCCGAAGAATTCATTGCAAACCGTAAGGTATCACTACCCACGCTGGCGGCAACTGCTGTGCCGGCGGTACAACTTGTAAATCTGGCACGATTGCGACGTAGTATATCCACGCTAAGCCACACAGCCATGATTGTACGGCACTGTCAATCCGAGCGAGCGTGTGCCTTCAGCTCCCTGGAAAACGTTTCCCACCTGGCGTCACAGGGACCGCTAACACCGGATCATGTTATCCGCACCAAACGCACCGCACTGATAACGTCTGACACAGACATGGAGCAAAGCTTACAACGGTATATTGACGATTACAGCAACTATTTCAGCATTCACAATAAGTCGCAATTAACACCGCTGGATCCCGCACCACGCTGGGTTGTATGGAAAAACAGAGGTTTGCTCAGCATCGGCAGCTCGGATAAAGAGGCAGGTATTGTTGAGGATATTGTTTCTCATACTATAGACGCCATAGAAACCGCTCAGCAAATTGAGGCCTGGCAGGCCCTGCCTGCAGCAGACATTTTTGATGTGGAATACTGGGAACTGGAACAAGCCAAGCTGAAAAAGTCCGGGGCCGCACTTCATTTTCAAGGAAAAATCGTGTTAGTCAGCGGCGCCGCAAGCGGCATTGGCAAAGCCTGCGTGGAGCACTTCCTAAACCATGGCGCCTGTATCGCAGCCTTGGATCTTAATCCGTCGATTCATACGGCATTCTCACAACCTCAGGTTCTAACATTACAATGTGATATAACAGACGAGCAGCAAATTAAAGATGCACTACGTGCCACCATAGAGCGCTTTGGCGGATTGGACATTCTCATTAATAATGCCGGCTTTTTCCCCAATGGACAGACGATTGCCCAGATGGATCAAACCGTGTGGCAACGTAGCATGGACGTAAATCTCACCGGACATCAGCTATTGTTAAAAAACGCCATCCCCTTTCTGGAATTGGGCCTGGATCCGGCGATTGTCATGATTGCTTCAAAAAATGTTCCAGCTCCGGGCCCCGGCGCCGCCGCCTACTCTGCCGCCAAGGCGGGATTTACCCAGTTAGCAAGAATCGCCGCGCTGGAATTAGGCGATAAAGGCATTCGCGTCAATACACTGCACCCTGACGCTGTCTTTGATACCGGCATCTGGAATGATGAGGTCATCAGCACCCGCGCCAAACAC